The Pigmentiphaga aceris DNA segment GAAACAACCCAGACCGCCAGCTAAGGTCCCCAAATATAGCTAAGTGGGAAACGAAGTGGGAAGGCATAGACAGTCAGGAAGTTGGCTTAGAAGCAGCCATCCTTTAAAGAAAGCGTAATAGCTCACTGATCGAGTCGTCCTGCGCGGAAGATGTAACGGGGCTAAGCTATATACCGAAGCTGCGGATGCGTGGATCATATCCATGCGTGGTAGGGGAGCGTTCTGTAAGCCTGCGAAGGTGACTTGTAAAGGTTGCTGGAGGTATCAGAAGTGCGAATGCTGACATGAGTAGCGATAAAGAGGGTGAAAAGCCCTCTCGCCGTAAGTCCAAGGTTTCCTACGCAACGTTCATCGGCGTAGGGTGAGTCGGCCCCTAAGGCGAGGCAGAGATGCGTAGCTGATGGGAAGCAGGTTAATATTCCTGCACCATTGTTTAATGCGATGGGGGGACGGATCGCGGAACGTCATCGGGGTGTTGGAAGTCCCCGTTGCTGCATCGAAGATGGTACTTAGGCAAATCCGGGTACGTAAATCAAGGGTGTGGCACGAGCAGCTTTTAAGCAGCGAAGTGATCGGAAGTGGTTCCAAGAAAAGCCTCTAAGCTTCAGTTAAACAAGACCGTACCGCAATCCGACACAGGTGGACGGGATGAATATTCTAAGGCGCTTGAGAGAACTCGGGATAAGGAACTCGGCAAATTGATACCGTAACTTCGGGAGAAGGTATGCCCTGGTAGCGTGAAGCACTTGCGTGCCTAGCGTGAAAGGGTCGCAGAGAATCGGTGGCTGCGACTGTTTAATAAAAACACAGCACTCTGCAAACACGAAAGTGGACGTATAGGGTGTGACGCCTGCCCGGTGCCGGAAGGTTAAGTGATGGGGTGCAAGCTCTTGATCGAAGCCCCGGTAAACGGCGGCCGTAACTATAACGGTCCTAAGGTAGCGAAATTCCTTGTCGGGTAAGTTCCGACCTGCACGAATGGCGTAACGATGGCCACACTGTCTCATCCCGAGACTCAGCGAAGTTGAAGTGTTTGTGATGATGCAATCTACCCGCGGCTAGACGGAAAGACCCCATGAACCTTTACTGTAGCTTTGCATTGGACTGTGAATCGGTCTGTGTAGGATAGGTGGGAGGCGCTGAAGCGATGTCGCTAGATGTCGTGGAGCCAACCTTGAAATACCACCCTGATTTATTTGCGGTTCTAACCTTGGTCCGTTATCCGGATCGGGGACAGTGCATGGTGGGCAGTTTGACTGGGGCGGTCTCCTCCTAAAGGGTAACGGAGGAGTTCGAAGGTACGCTAGGTACGGTCGGAAATCGTGCTGATAGTGCAATGGCATAAGCGTGCTTAACTGTGAGACTGACAAGTCGAACAGGTGCGAAAGCAGGACATAGTGATCCGGTGGTTCTGAATGGAAGGGCCATCGCTCAACGGATAAAAGGTACTCTGGGGATAACAGGCTGATACCGCCCAAGAGTTCATATCGACGGCGGTGTTTGGCACCTCGATGTCGGCTCATCTCATCCTGGGGCTGTAGCCGGTCCCAAGGGTATGGCTGTTCGCCATTTAAAGAGGTACGTGAGCTGGGTTTAAAACGTCGTGAGACAGTTTGGTCCCTATCTGCCGTGGGCGCTGGAAATTTGACGGAGCCTGTTCCTAGTACGAGAGGACCGGAATGGACGTACCTCTGGTGTACCGGTTGTCATGCCAATGGCATTGCCGGGTAGCTATGTACGGAAGAGATAACCGCTGAAGGCATCTAAGCGGGAAACTCGTCTGAAGATAAGATTTCCCAGAGACTTGATCTCTCTGAAGGGTCGTTCGAGACCAGGACGTTGATAGGCTGGGTGTGGAAGCGCAGTAATGCGTTAAGCTAACCAGTACTAATTGCCCGTGAGGCTTGATCCTATAACCCTGGCGGTTGTAGCGTTCGTGTCTTTATATGGTCACAACCCGAACACCTGCAAGACGCTCTGTATATAACGATATACACAGCCTCGAAACACACGTATAATTATGCTTCTCTCCAAATTGGGCAGGTTGCTCATAGTTGTCGGCTAATCGAAAGATCAAGCCGACACGAACAACCCGCCAACCAGTTATGCCTGACGACCATAGCAAGGTGGAACCACTCCTTCCCATCCCGAACAGGACAGTGAAACGCCTTTGCGCCGATGATAGTGGACGGACGTCTGTGAAAGTAGGTCATTGTCAGGCTAGTTATACGCAAAACCCCATCTGTGAAAACAGGTGGGGTTTTGTCATTGTGCGACGGGAAAATAGATTACATGCAGAGCAACGCGGCACAGAAAACTGCGCCTCATCCTCCACCCTTTGCAGATCACGAATACCCCGGGGGATTGAATGTTTCATGCATAAGGCCCCTCATCGAAGGGGCTTTTTAACGCCTGCACGGGATGAAAACCACCCTGAATACTCAAAAATAGGGGGGTGTGAAAGTCGAGTTTCTTGCAGCCAAAGCATGAGTGTTGGCATAAATCGAGTTTTTCAAACGCTTCGTTTCAACGGCCCGAAGCAGGAAAGGCGACATTCGAAGATCGGATTTGGTCAAGCTGTGTTCGCATAAGCCGACTGCTAATCGGCCATCTGTTTGTCATCTCGGGTTGCCTGCTTCACCACCGTGTCTATAAAACGCGCCAAAATCGGCGAACGGTCCGTTATTCTGCTCGCTAGGTATAGCGGTGCAAGCAATCCAGGGCACCCGCTCAGCGTTCTATAAACCACACCATCACCACGCAACCTGGCCATCGAAGCCGGTACGATTGAAATTCCCAAACCTGCCGCGACCAAGCTCATCGTTGCAGTCATGCGTGGTGCTTCTTGCGCTACGGTTGGACTGAAACCAGCTGCTTTGCAGGCAGCCAGCAGTGCATCGTACAAACCGGGGCCGGCAGGCCGTCGGTACAGCACAAAAGCTTCGCTGGCCAACGAAGACAATGGCACTGGTGAACCTGATGCTTGCGCCATCGGGTGATCGGTTGCAAGCGCTACCACCATCGGTTCGCGCAGAATGGTGTCGACGCGCAGGCCCGGCGTATTGATCAGATTGGTCAGGTTGGTCGTGTGTGCCAGCTGTGAACGCACAAACGCTGCATCCAGGCGTTCGTGCATCAACGCGTCCACCAGTTCTGCGGTGCCTGCCTCGTCCAACACAACCGATACGCCTGGCACGCTTTGGCGGAATGTGCGGATCACGCTGGGTACGAAAGGATTGAGTGCCGACGAACTGGTGAATCCCAATGCCAGTTTTCCTTGTTCGCCACGTGCGGCTCGGCTGACGACATCGTTGATGCCTGCCGCGCGCTGCAATACGGCACGCGCTTCAGCCAATAAAGCGGTGCCTGCGGCAGTGGGACGAACGCCTTTTGGGAAGCGTTCCATCAGTGGCACGCCCAGATCACGTTCTAGTCCATGCAATAAGCGCGTAAGTGGCGGCTGCTGCATGCCCAGCCGCGCGGCGGCTCGTGTGATGTGGCCTTCTTCTGCGATGACCACAAAAGCGCGCAGTTGCCGAAGCTCGATCACGGAATACCTGCAAGGTATGGGAAAGTGCTTATTTTGGCATTTGAAGTCATGCTGTGACAGGCTTACGCTTGTGGCTTGGGAGTTCTTCTTCTGAACTTTTCACCAACCACCTTCTTCAAGGAAGACGCTGTGACCTGGTCTGCCAAGCAATATTCGGCCTTTGAGAACGAACGTACTCGTCCCGTACGGGATCTGGTGGCGGCGCTACCTTCGCAAGATGTGCGTGTTGCCGTCGATCTGGGTTGTGGTCCGGGGAATTCCACCGAGGTATTGGCGGCCCGCTTTCCTGATGCGACGGTCACCGGGCTGGACAGCTCGGAAGATATGGTCGCGGCGGCGCGCAAGCGCTTGCCTGCGCTGAACTTTGACGTGGCCGACATCGGCACCTGGGCACCGTCGCAGCAATACGATGTGATTCTGGCGAACGCGTCGCTGCAGTGGCTGCCTGACCATGCAACGCTGTATCCGCAGTTGCTTGGCAAGTTGGCCAAGGGCGGCCATCTGGCGATTCAGACACCGGACAATCTTGAAGAGCCTGCGCACCGCTTAGCGCGCGAGACCGCGGCAAATGGGCCGTGGGCCGGCAAGATCGGCGGCATCAAGCACCCACCTCGCCACAGTGCGAGCTTCTACTATGAATTGCTGCGCGAACACGGCAGCCATGTGGACGTGTGGCGAACCACGTATATGCACCCGCTGGCAGGGGCTGCTGCCGTGGTGGAGTGGTTCAAGGGATCGGCGCTGTTGCCTTATCTGGCGCAGCTGGATGCCGATGAGAGCAAGGCTTTCCTGGCCAGCTATCAGGCGGCAATTGCCGATGCCTACCCGGCGCTGAAAGACGGCACCGTGTTGTTGCCGTTCCCCCGGCTCTTCATCGTCGCACGTCGCTGAGGGCTAGATTTACAGGCACCCGCTTTCCTGCAGCAAACAGTGGCACGGCGTTACAGCGGTCCCTGATTTGTCTTCGTCGTGCGGTCCTGAAGATCAAGCGGGTAAGCGACTGTCTCGCTGCGTTAAGCAATAGCACCGCGTGGCCTTTGGTCTTCATCGTATGCGTCGTTGAGGACCAAACCAGGGTGCGTCGTCCGCTTGGATGGGCAGCCACGACGCAATCGCTGCGCGCGAATAAGTGGTGGAAAAGCGCACGCTCCGCTCGGCGTAGCGCCTGACCCATCAGCACTTAACACATTGGCACTTACCGCACTGGCACTTAGTTCGCCAGCGCCCAACCCATCAACGCTGAAACTCACCCTTGTCGATTGCCGGCGTCATGTCGTCCAGCCACAGTACGCGGTCGGAATAGGACTGCAGGTCGGTCGACAGCGTGGTGGTCGCGCCGTTGAGCCAGAACTGTTTGTGCAGGTCAGACTTGATGTACGAGATGGCATCTTCGAAGTCGCCATCACCGGCTGACAGGATCAGCCGGTCGTACACGTTCTGTACGGCCAGCTTGATGATCAGCGTGGCAATGCCCACGTCTACGCCTTTTTGCACCGGCCGGTCGAACTGGTGGCTACAGGCGGGGCACTTGTTGTGCAGGTCTTTCAACTTGTACAACTGCACTCGCATCTTCGGCCCCTTGGGGGCGGCCGATTTGATCCACGAATGGAACGAGTTCTGCGCGTCGTTGAGCGGCTCGGAGATCGAGTTGAGGTAATAGGCCTCGTGGATCGGCTCGCCGTTGGCGCGTTCGAGTTCGTTCTTGAGTTTCAGGTAGTCGATGCCGCCGGGGCGGCTCTTGCCGTAGTTGAATAGGTAGGCGGCGTCGGCAATCCAGACTGTTTTCATGGGTACTTCCTGTTGTTCATCCCGCGTCCGGTGCGGACGTGGTTTTGCGCGGGCGACGGCTGCGTGCCGGGGTCTTGCGTGCTGCGGGTTTGGCGTCGGTGGCCGCCTCACTGCTGGTTTCTTTGTCCGCTGACTTTTCCTGGTCAGCAGATTTCTTGCTCGGGGCTGCAACCGGCGCGTCGACGGCGGCGGGCTTGTCGACGGCAGTGGCGGCACTGATGTTCTCTGCGCCTGCTTCAGCCGGGTCTGCTGCGCGCCGACGGCGGGGCGCGCGCGTGACGGTGGCTGCTTTCTTGGTGGTGGGTGCCTGTGCCGATTCAGGCAACAAGAAGGCGTTGCCGATGAAGGGTTTGGCAGCCGGAGGCGTGGCAACGGGTGCCGCTGCTGCGTTCGTCGCAGATGCGGCAGGTGCTTCGTTGGCGTTTGATGCAGGTGCTATTGCTGCCTTGTCGACCGGGGCTGCGTCGGTGCTGTTGGCAGTGCTGCTGTTTGCGCCGCGCCCACGATTGCGACCGGTTTCACGCGTGCGGCCGCGCGCAGGGCCACGAGATTCGCGGGTCGAGTTACGCGTAGCGCCCGACGCTGAATCTGCGCTTGAATCTTGCGTCGAGGTTTGCGTAGATACTTGTGCCAATGCTTGTGCCGCGCCATCCTGCGGTTCACGCACCGCGGCAGCCGATTCGGTCTTGGTATCGCGCAGTGCGCGCGGCGCATCTTCAAACGGATTTGCCTGCGGGCCTGTTGCTGACGATGCCGGCAGCTCATTCCATGCCGGCAGGGGGGATTCGTCTTGCGCGACGGGCCAGGCTTGATCGCCACTCTGACGGGCGTCGGCATTGTCTCGGTTGCGACGTCCGCCTCGGTTGCGGGCACCGCGTCCGGTCTTTTCGCCGGATCGTTTGTCTTCTCGTCGTCCGACCTGACGTTCTGCTGCGGATGCCGGTGCCGATGTTGAGGCATCGGTCACGTCGTCTGCTGCATCGTCATCTGAGTCGTTCTGGACGCTCATCCAGTTATCGACACCGCTGTTTTGCGAAAACGGTTGCTCAACGTCGGTCGGTGCGTGGTCATCACGCTGGTCTTGCGCAAACCCGCTGCGGTTTTCCGCGCCTGCCAGCGGCAGTGTTGCCTGCTCGCCCTGCACGGCGTCTGCCTGGTTGGCGGCATTGTCACGCAGGCGCGAGTTTCCATTGCGGCCACCGCGTTTGCGGGGTTCACGTCGGTTGTTGCTGGATGCGGGAGCATCTGTGTCCGTACCAGCAGTACGTTCCACGCGATCCACACCCGGTTCAACATCAATGGCGCTGCCGGTGCCTCGGTACACGTAGGTGCCTGATTTTTCATCGCGGCCGAATTCCAGCAGGCCGCGCGCTTGCGCTTCTTCCAGCAGGTTGCCGAAGGCGCGGAAGCCGTAATAGCTTTCGTTGAAATCGGGCTTGCGGCGCTTGATGGCTTCCTTCAGCACGGACGCCCACATCTTGCCGCCGTCGCCACGTTCCAGCACCAGCGCATCGAAGGTTTCGACCGCCAGTTCAATGGCCTTGCTGCGACGGCTGGCAATGTCTTCCTTGCGACGCTTTTCTTCTTCTGGCGAACGGTTGTTGGCCGGTTGCGATTCACGTGTGCCGGGATTGCGCTTGGCTGCCCGGCGCTGGTTCTCACGCACCAGGTCGTCGTAGAAGATGAATTCGTCGCAGTTGGCCACCAGCAGGTCGGACGTCGATTGCTTTACGCCGACCCCGATCACCTGCTTGTTGTTCTCACGCAGCTTGGACACTAGTGGCGAAAAGTCCGAATCACCGCTGATGATCACAAAGGTGTTCACGTGCGACTTGGTATAGCAAAGGTCGAGCGCATCCACGACCAGGCGGATGTCGGCCGAATTCTTGCCTGACTGACGCACGTGCGGAATTTCGATCAGCTCGAAATTGGCTTCGTGCATGGGCTTCTTGAAGCCCTTGTAGCGATCCCAGTCGCAGTAGGATTTTTTGATCACGATGCTGCCTTTCAGCAACAGGCGTTCCAGGATCGGCTTGATGTCGAACTGTTCGTAATTGGCGTCGCGCACACCGAGTGCAACGTTTTCGAAGTCGCAGAACACCGCCATGCTGACGTTGTCTTGGGATGAAGCCATATATCTATCCAAATGTAGAAAGCCAGCAGGCGCGCGCCGAATCTTCGGCGACAGCGGGCCTGCTAACGGTAGGTCTGTGCTGCCTGGGACCACTTCAGGCGTTGCGTGGTCCCTTCTATCCTGGACTTCAAGACCAGGTCGTAATAACCGTCGGTGGCGCGGTTGGATTGCACCACCAGAATTTTGGCGTCTTCATAGATGTCATGGTTGCGGGTCTGGTCCGGGTTCCAGTCGCCCGCAATGTCCTGGAACGCAGACATGGGTTCCGCCATCACCACCTTGAGCTTGTCGCCTTGAATGGCGAACAGGTAAAGCGCTTCGAACGACGCGCCGCCGCCTGCATAGCCTTCCGACCAGCTTGCACGCAGGCCGAAGGCATAGGTGTCTGCGCGGATCAGGTACGGAGCCAGATCAAAGCGCTGCCAGCGTTCAGGGGCGATCAAGCCCTTGGGGTCGTCTTCCGCGGCGACAGGAGAGGCGGGCAGGTCGCTGTTCAACCAACTGGTTTTGCGGTCTACCGGTCCGCTGGCCGCAATCAGGCGTGGCGGGCTGCCCTGCACCAGTTCTACCACACCGACATAAACCGCCGGTTGGGCACTGTCACGACCTTGGCGCGCACATTCCGGTTCGCGGGGGGCGG contains these protein-coding regions:
- a CDS encoding LysR family transcriptional regulator; this encodes MIELRQLRAFVVIAEEGHITRAAARLGMQQPPLTRLLHGLERDLGVPLMERFPKGVRPTAAGTALLAEARAVLQRAAGINDVVSRAARGEQGKLALGFTSSSALNPFVPSVIRTFRQSVPGVSVVLDEAGTAELVDALMHERLDAAFVRSQLAHTTNLTNLINTPGLRVDTILREPMVVALATDHPMAQASGSPVPLSSLASEAFVLYRRPAGPGLYDALLAACKAAGFSPTVAQEAPRMTATMSLVAAGLGISIVPASMARLRGDGVVYRTLSGCPGLLAPLYLASRITDRSPILARFIDTVVKQATRDDKQMAD
- the tam gene encoding trans-aconitate 2-methyltransferase; this encodes MTWSAKQYSAFENERTRPVRDLVAALPSQDVRVAVDLGCGPGNSTEVLAARFPDATVTGLDSSEDMVAAARKRLPALNFDVADIGTWAPSQQYDVILANASLQWLPDHATLYPQLLGKLAKGGHLAIQTPDNLEEPAHRLARETAANGPWAGKIGGIKHPPRHSASFYYELLREHGSHVDVWRTTYMHPLAGAAAVVEWFKGSALLPYLAQLDADESKAFLASYQAAIADAYPALKDGTVLLPFPRLFIVARR
- a CDS encoding NYN domain-containing protein, whose product is MKTVWIADAAYLFNYGKSRPGGIDYLKLKNELERANGEPIHEAYYLNSISEPLNDAQNSFHSWIKSAAPKGPKMRVQLYKLKDLHNKCPACSHQFDRPVQKGVDVGIATLIIKLAVQNVYDRLILSAGDGDFEDAISYIKSDLHKQFWLNGATTTLSTDLQSYSDRVLWLDDMTPAIDKGEFQR